A region of the Silene latifolia isolate original U9 population chromosome 9, ASM4854445v1, whole genome shotgun sequence genome:
TAACCTACTTGCAGCAGGAAAGATTCGAGAGGTGAAATATCCAGATTGGTTGTCCAATGTGGTGGTGGTTCCGAAGAaaaatggcaagtggagggtTTGCGTCGATTTTACAGATTTAaataaagcttgcccaaaatatcCATTTCCACTACCACACATAGATGCCATGGTGGATGCAACTGAAGGTCACGAAATGCTAACGTTCTTGGATGCTTGGAGCGGCAataaccagataaagatgcaccctagCGACCAGGAAAAGACGATATTCAGGTCCGAGCGAGGTATATATTGGTATAACATCATGCCTTTTGAACTTAAAAATGCAGGATCCACCTACCAGAGGCTggtaaacatgatgtttaaagtgCAAATAGGTCAGACTATGGAAGTGTACACCGATGATATGGACGTTAAATCAAAGCAGGCTTCACAACACCACGAGCACCTAGCAGATACTTTCAGCACCCTCAGAAAATACGAGATGAAGATGAATCCGATAAAGTGTACCTTCGGGGCCTCCAGTAGAAAATTTCTGGGTACATGGTGACCTAGAGGGGGATATATGCCAGCACCGAACAAATCTGAACAATTCTGCTGCTGGAGTCACCGTAGAAACCAAAAGACGTCCAGCGCCTGACTGGAAGAGTGGCAGCCCTAAACAGGTTAATATCCGGATCCTCGGACAGATGCAGGCTGTTTTGGGACATACTCAGTAAAAGCCAAAGGTTTGAGTGGACCGAGGAGCTTAAGAAAGCATTTCAGGAGTTAAAGCGCTATCTCAGCACCCCGCCACTCCTATCAAAGCCAGAGCCACGTAAATGGTTATTCCTGTATCTCTCAGTCACGGAAGCAGCAGTAAGTGCAGTACTCGTACGAGAGCAGGAGGGATCACAGCATCCACTATACTACGTCAGTAAGTCTCTCCTTCCTGCAGAGACCGGGTACACATCGCTTGAAAAACTCGTCCTTGCACTCGTTACGGCCTCCTATAAATTGCGTCCATATTTTGAGTCTCATACCATTTCCGTGATAACTAATTACCCTCTTAAGACTATCATGAGAAAACCAGAATTGTCAGGAAGGATGGCTAAATGGTCCGTACACCTGAGCGCTTATGACTTGAAATTTGAGCCTCGTACAACAATAAAGTCTCAGGCTCTAGCAGACTTTGTGTCTGACTTCTGCCCGGCTCTCTAGACCCAGGCAGAACAAGACATCCTGAACCTGGAGGAAGATAAAGGAGAGCAAGTGTAGGAGCTTCATGTGGACGGAGCCTCCAACGCAACAGGCGTGTGAGTAGGattggtcctcaaatcaccccAAGGGGACATCATAGTTTAGGCGgtacgatgtgaattcaaggccacaaacaacgaagcagaatacgaggccttgatccTCGGTCTGAAGCTGGCTCTGAATCTAAAAATCAGACACCTCAAGGTTTTCAGTGATTCTAAACTTATAGTTAACCATATAAATGACTCTTATGAAGCCAGGGACACCAGGATGTTGGCATACCTAGACGTAGCAAAGGAGTTGACCCTCAGGTTTGCCACGTTCAACATCAAATAAATCCCAGAGACCTGAACGCAAAAGCTGACGTGCTAGCCACCTTGGGGTAACATTCAAAGCAGGAGCCATCTCCACaataccaattgtccacgtgcTGGAGCTAGCAATACTGAAATCTGAACAGGAAGCAAAAGTGTTGTGCAGCACCATTAGTGAAGAAGATACTCCAGACTGGAGGAAACCATACATGGACTGCCTGGAGAATGACATCCTTCCAGTagataaaaaggaggtaaggaGCTTCAGAATGAAAGCATCCAGATTCATACTAACTGATGGTGTCTTGTTCTGGAAATCCCTCGCTGCtccctacctcagatgcctggatcggGAA
Encoded here:
- the LOC141601329 gene encoding uncharacterized protein LOC141601329, which produces MVDATEGHEMLTFLDAWSGNNQIKMHPSDQEKTIFRSERGSTYQRLVNMMFKVQIGQTMEVYTDDMDVKSKQASQHHEHLADTFSTLRKYEMKMNPIKCTFGASSRKFLVTEAAVSAVLVREQEGSQHPLYYVSKSLLPAETGQGHQDVGIPRRSKGVDPQEAKVLCSTISEEDTPDWRKPYMDCLENDILPVDKKEVRSFRMKASRFILTDGVLFWKSLAAPYLRCLDREEFQADLHALHTGECGNHAWGRSLSNKALRQGYLWPTMRKDVVEFTKKCDACQRHVHVSYQPAEPLHPVISPWPFMKWGMDIMGPFPKAPGNKVYMLAMTDYFFKWIEAESSSHVTETQVISFIKHNIICRWKISLQKSTLRNPQSNGQVESSNKIIVENLKNKLEERGGMWAEEMPLVL